Proteins from a single region of Gimesia sp.:
- the floA gene encoding flotillin-like protein FloA (flotillin-like protein involved in membrane lipid rafts) → MSTLNLLAADDNTTIIWIVGIVVFLFALFIFALFARFAGLWIQCKLTKAKIGFFDLVMMTIRKVNPTIIVRSKIMAIQAGVTKSYDISTRDLEAHYLAGGNVPNVIRALIAAQRAKIDLDWQSAQAIDLAGRDILDAVRTSVYPKVIDCPDPRKTNSTLDAVAGDGIQLNVRARVTVRTNLKQLVGGATEETVIARVGQGIVQAIGSTSTYEQVLENPDKITQIVLNEGLEKQTAYTIVSIDIADIDVGENIGARLQADHAEAEMRVAQAKAEQRRAEQKAREQEMVALTQENRAQVVLAEAKVPEAIAEAFRSGKIGILDYYELKNVQADTKMRDMIGTPEREPSTTS, encoded by the coding sequence ATGAGCACCTTGAATCTATTAGCGGCCGATGATAACACCACAATCATCTGGATTGTGGGGATCGTCGTCTTTCTGTTTGCGCTGTTTATATTCGCGTTGTTTGCCCGGTTTGCCGGTTTGTGGATTCAGTGTAAGTTGACGAAAGCCAAAATCGGTTTCTTCGATCTGGTGATGATGACGATTCGTAAAGTCAACCCGACCATTATCGTCCGTAGTAAAATCATGGCGATTCAGGCCGGGGTCACCAAGTCGTATGATATTTCGACGCGTGATCTGGAAGCCCATTACCTCGCCGGGGGAAATGTACCGAATGTGATTCGCGCCCTGATTGCCGCCCAGCGGGCGAAAATCGATCTGGACTGGCAGTCTGCCCAGGCGATCGACCTCGCGGGCCGCGATATTTTAGACGCCGTGCGGACGAGCGTGTACCCCAAGGTGATTGACTGTCCCGATCCCCGGAAGACCAACAGCACTCTGGATGCAGTGGCTGGTGATGGAATTCAGTTGAATGTACGGGCCCGGGTTACCGTGCGAACCAACCTGAAACAGCTCGTTGGTGGTGCAACCGAAGAGACGGTGATCGCCCGTGTGGGACAGGGGATTGTGCAGGCCATCGGTTCGACTTCTACTTACGAACAGGTCCTGGAGAATCCGGATAAAATTACGCAGATCGTGTTGAACGAAGGTCTGGAAAAGCAGACCGCTTACACGATTGTTTCGATCGATATCGCAGACATTGATGTGGGTGAGAACATCGGAGCCCGGTTGCAGGCGGATCACGCTGAAGCGGAAATGCGTGTGGCACAGGCGAAAGCAGAACAGCGACGAGCAGAACAGAAGGCTCGCGAGCAGGAAATGGTCGCGTTGACCCAGGAAAACCGGGCCCAGGTAGTGTTGGCCGAAGCCAAGGTGCCCGAAGCGATCGCCGAGGCGTTTCGTTCCGGAAAAATCGGGATCCTGGATTACTATGAACTCAAAAACGTACAGGCCGATACCAAGATGCGTGACATGATCGGGACTCCCGAACGGGAACCATCTACAACCAGCTAA
- a CDS encoding NfeD family protein, which translates to MDYSLIAILGLIVALMMFVAEIFIPSGGLIAVLALSSMAASLWGAWMAWWGTSPGFWWTYIASIIVLIPTTIGMAVKIFPNTAWGKKFIHEVPTLEEVSGFQAETDHLRSLVGKTGKTQTLLNPSGFVIVDHERHHCESQGMIIDPRVDVEIIAVEGTRLVVKMIKKPAKESSDTEEKTAPKRESLADGSLDFEVPET; encoded by the coding sequence ATGGATTATTCGCTGATTGCCATTCTGGGCTTGATCGTAGCATTGATGATGTTCGTGGCTGAGATCTTCATTCCTTCGGGAGGGCTGATCGCCGTGCTGGCATTGTCGAGCATGGCTGCCTCGCTCTGGGGGGCCTGGATGGCCTGGTGGGGAACCAGCCCCGGTTTCTGGTGGACTTATATCGCCAGTATTATCGTGCTGATACCCACAACGATTGGCATGGCAGTCAAAATCTTTCCGAATACCGCCTGGGGCAAGAAGTTTATTCACGAAGTACCGACACTGGAAGAAGTCAGTGGTTTCCAGGCTGAGACCGATCATCTGCGGTCATTAGTCGGGAAAACAGGAAAAACGCAAACTCTTTTGAACCCCAGTGGGTTTGTCATCGTTGATCATGAGCGGCACCACTGTGAAAGCCAGGGCATGATCATCGATCCGCGTGTGGATGTAGAGATCATAGCCGTGGAAGGGACGCGTCTGGTCGTGAAAATGATTAAGAAACCCGCTAAAGAGAGTTCCGATACAGAGGAAAAAACTGCTCCAAAGCGCGAATCGCTGGCCGATGGTTCTCTCGATTTTGAGGTTCCCGAAACCTGA
- a CDS encoding DUF1080 domain-containing protein has protein sequence MLRQAFVGLCCLGCVMTSAAFAQAPKGDKNYAVVDLKNVDDDFFYQGEYYGSLGSDCNWCGSAALGLQVVARGDGHFIASLYQGGLPGNGWNLSPREELEGTRDGDVLTLQGKDLTLQVYKNGPVEILDHRGHLLGQLTKYQRSSVTLGATPPPGATVIFNGSSVDELTGGEITPGGLLKEGTEFKHTYRSYRLHVEFRLPYMPYAVGQARSNSGIYLQSRYEVQVLDSFGLEGVENECGGLYKQKRPRINMCFPPLSWQTYDIGFIAPKFDADGKKIKDAYITVLLNGVPVHQDYAIVAKTGGGKQEGPELYPIKLQDHRNPVRFRNIWIEDLSDQPDPQYCFPCQSLLCDK, from the coding sequence ATGTTGCGTCAGGCGTTCGTAGGATTGTGCTGTTTAGGCTGCGTGATGACATCCGCAGCATTTGCTCAGGCCCCTAAAGGCGACAAGAACTATGCCGTGGTCGATCTGAAGAATGTCGACGATGATTTTTTCTATCAGGGTGAATACTATGGATCGCTCGGATCCGACTGCAACTGGTGTGGCTCGGCTGCTCTGGGTCTGCAGGTGGTCGCCCGCGGCGATGGACATTTCATCGCCTCACTTTACCAGGGCGGACTGCCCGGTAACGGTTGGAACCTTTCTCCCCGTGAAGAACTGGAAGGAACCCGGGACGGGGACGTACTGACACTGCAGGGAAAAGACCTGACGCTGCAGGTTTACAAGAACGGTCCTGTAGAAATTCTGGATCACAGAGGACATCTGCTGGGGCAGCTGACTAAATACCAGCGGAGCAGTGTGACACTGGGCGCAACGCCACCACCGGGGGCAACTGTGATTTTCAATGGTTCTTCCGTGGATGAGCTGACCGGGGGCGAGATCACTCCCGGGGGACTGCTGAAAGAAGGAACCGAGTTCAAGCATACCTATCGCAGCTATCGACTGCATGTCGAATTCCGTCTGCCTTATATGCCTTACGCTGTCGGACAGGCACGCAGCAACAGTGGGATTTATCTGCAGAGCCGCTACGAAGTCCAGGTGCTGGATTCATTCGGCCTGGAAGGGGTCGAGAACGAGTGCGGTGGTCTGTACAAGCAGAAGCGTCCCCGCATCAACATGTGTTTTCCACCTTTGTCCTGGCAGACTTATGACATCGGCTTTATTGCTCCCAAATTCGATGCGGACGGGAAGAAGATCAAGGATGCTTACATCACCGTGCTGTTGAATGGGGTTCCTGTCCATCAGGATTATGCGATTGTCGCCAAGACCGGCGGAGGTAAACAGGAAGGACCGGAGCTGTATCCGATCAAGCTGCAGGATCACCGCAATCCGGTCCGTTTTCGCAACATCTGGATCGAGGATCTGAGCGACCAGCCTGATCCGCAGTACTGCTTTCCCTGCCAGTCACTGTTGTGTGACAAATAA
- a CDS encoding DUF3311 domain-containing protein — MRYAVYGLVVILIILHQDNWLWDDKRLIFGFMPITLLYQAGISVGAAIVWFLATKFAWPHHLEEIAQDSPAPAPAPTAALKSAPEPDQETGDTE; from the coding sequence ATGAGATACGCCGTTTATGGATTGGTTGTCATACTAATCATTCTCCACCAGGACAACTGGCTCTGGGATGACAAAAGACTCATCTTCGGATTCATGCCGATCACCCTGCTCTACCAGGCAGGAATCTCTGTCGGCGCCGCCATTGTCTGGTTTCTGGCGACCAAGTTTGCCTGGCCGCACCATCTGGAAGAAATCGCCCAGGATTCCCCCGCCCCGGCACCTGCTCCCACAGCAGCCCTCAAATCTGCCCCAGAACCTGACCAGGAAACAGGAGATACAGAATAA
- a CDS encoding sodium:solute symporter family protein produces the protein MIQLVIIGIYLSLLLFLGVFSSRLFKGTSKDYMLASHSIGPFLLLMSIFGTTMTAFALVGSSGEAYKEGVGVYGMLASSSGIIHSLCFFLLGIKLWSWGHKYGYTTQIQFFRERLESDKIGVILFPILVGLVIPYLLIGVMSSGVVISSITEGAFDSAFAAYDYGIPPWLGSLVISLVVLIYVFFGGMRGTAWANTFQTIVFMILGVVTFFVISTKLGGLQAASDAVLEKNPSKLMRAVDPKDRAAYAKRYEIWTLIAKYNYATRVLKTLTLTPEQKAAAYEEFKPRMPNWQMTAEAVYAAKNGLYELTTEQTNRALLKQDDRVTPDPFPEKWTTDLMSHHALQEYPRKANAEDEQAMLIFGDKIGHPNHDLDPNDPSKGKKWTIKKALGVYRATNWAPDAPHPMSKLVFFTYFFVPLSVGMFPHLFQHWLTARSAGTFKLPVVAHPLFIMIVWVPCVLVGVWATSATFNGAPLFPPHFPANAVLAAMVKKMTSPVLAGFLTAGILAAIMSSLDSQFLCIGTMFTEDIVVHYGGKDRFTDKQVVLMARTFIILVVAITYGFSLLEPRRVFTLGVWCFSGFSSLFPIIFAAVYWKRLTKPGAYAGVLVAFGTWLYLFKEAGYALKPNYTFLGMMPVATMVVASAVAMILVSLVTRPPSKETLVRFFPED, from the coding sequence ATGATTCAGTTGGTAATTATTGGAATCTACTTGAGTTTGCTGCTGTTTCTGGGCGTGTTCTCCAGTCGTCTGTTTAAAGGAACCAGTAAGGACTACATGCTCGCCAGTCATTCGATTGGGCCCTTTCTGCTGCTGATGTCGATCTTCGGCACCACGATGACCGCCTTCGCACTGGTCGGCTCCAGTGGTGAAGCCTACAAAGAAGGGGTCGGCGTCTATGGGATGCTCGCCTCCTCCAGCGGGATCATCCACTCGCTCTGCTTCTTCCTGCTCGGAATCAAACTCTGGTCCTGGGGACATAAATACGGTTACACCACCCAGATTCAGTTCTTCCGCGAACGTCTGGAAAGCGACAAGATCGGTGTGATCCTCTTCCCGATTCTCGTCGGCCTGGTAATTCCTTACCTGCTGATCGGTGTCATGTCTTCGGGCGTGGTCATCAGCAGTATTACGGAAGGCGCGTTCGACAGCGCTTTCGCCGCCTACGATTACGGCATTCCTCCCTGGCTCGGTTCGCTGGTCATCAGCCTCGTCGTGCTGATCTACGTCTTCTTCGGCGGGATGCGGGGAACCGCCTGGGCTAACACATTCCAGACCATCGTGTTCATGATACTCGGCGTCGTCACCTTCTTCGTCATCTCCACCAAACTGGGTGGCCTGCAGGCTGCCAGCGACGCGGTGCTTGAAAAGAACCCCTCGAAGCTCATGCGAGCCGTCGATCCCAAAGACCGCGCCGCTTATGCGAAACGCTACGAGATCTGGACCCTGATCGCGAAATACAATTACGCGACCCGCGTCCTCAAAACACTGACACTCACTCCCGAGCAGAAAGCCGCAGCTTATGAGGAATTCAAACCCCGTATGCCCAACTGGCAGATGACTGCCGAAGCCGTCTACGCTGCCAAGAACGGTCTCTACGAACTGACCACCGAACAGACCAACAGAGCCCTGCTCAAACAAGACGACCGCGTCACGCCGGACCCCTTCCCCGAGAAGTGGACCACCGACCTGATGTCGCATCATGCCCTGCAGGAGTATCCGCGGAAAGCTAACGCGGAAGACGAACAGGCGATGCTGATCTTCGGCGATAAAATCGGTCACCCCAACCACGACCTGGATCCCAACGATCCTTCCAAAGGTAAAAAGTGGACGATCAAAAAAGCGCTCGGCGTTTACCGGGCCACCAACTGGGCTCCCGATGCACCGCATCCGATGAGCAAGCTCGTCTTCTTTACTTACTTCTTCGTTCCCCTCTCGGTCGGGATGTTCCCCCACCTGTTCCAGCACTGGCTCACCGCCCGTTCTGCAGGGACGTTCAAACTTCCCGTGGTCGCACACCCGCTGTTCATCATGATTGTCTGGGTTCCCTGCGTCCTGGTCGGTGTCTGGGCAACCTCCGCCACCTTCAACGGGGCACCGCTCTTCCCGCCACACTTCCCGGCGAACGCGGTCCTCGCGGCGATGGTAAAGAAGATGACTTCCCCCGTTCTCGCCGGCTTCCTGACAGCAGGGATTCTGGCGGCCATCATGTCTTCGCTGGACAGTCAGTTCCTCTGTATCGGCACCATGTTTACCGAAGACATTGTCGTACATTATGGAGGAAAAGACCGTTTTACAGATAAACAGGTTGTCCTCATGGCCCGGACCTTTATTATTCTGGTGGTAGCCATCACCTATGGTTTCAGTCTGCTGGAACCGCGGCGGGTCTTTACCCTGGGTGTCTGGTGCTTCAGCGGGTTTTCCAGCCTGTTCCCCATCATCTTTGCTGCGGTCTACTGGAAACGCCTCACCAAGCCCGGCGCTTATGCAGGTGTCCTGGTCGCCTTCGGTACCTGGCTCTACCTGTTTAAAGAAGCCGGTTACGCCTTGAAGCCGAACTACACCTTCCTGGGCATGATGCCGGTAGCCACCATGGTTGTCGCCTCTGCGGTCGCCATGATCCTGGTCTCCCTGGTCACCAGACCTCCCAGCAAGGAAACCCTCGTGCGGTTCTTCCCGGAAGACTGA
- a CDS encoding thioesterase family protein has translation MSCTFKTIRRVEFHETDMAGIVHFSNFYKYMEQAEHEYYRSLGMTIVDKQPDGSVIGWPRVSAQCSFESPAFYGDLLEIRLTIERVGVKSLTIEYDFWRDETKIAKGRMKTVCCHFTHGEPMKSIEIPEWIQQKIEDSQHPTT, from the coding sequence ATGTCCTGCACTTTTAAAACAATTCGCCGTGTGGAATTTCACGAAACGGACATGGCCGGCATTGTCCACTTCTCCAACTTCTACAAATATATGGAACAGGCCGAGCACGAATACTATCGCTCACTCGGCATGACCATCGTCGATAAACAGCCCGACGGCTCCGTCATCGGCTGGCCGCGGGTCTCCGCCCAATGCTCTTTTGAATCTCCCGCTTTCTACGGTGATCTCCTCGAGATTCGTCTCACCATCGAACGGGTCGGCGTCAAATCGCTGACTATCGAATACGACTTCTGGCGGGACGAAACCAAAATCGCCAAAGGACGCATGAAAACCGTCTGCTGCCATTTCACGCATGGCGAACCGATGAAGTCCATCGAGATCCCCGAGTGGATTCAACAGAAAATTGAAGACTCACAGCATCCCACAACCTGA
- a CDS encoding ABC transporter ATP-binding protein has protein sequence MNDAPEQLVVRNLTKQFTLADESLSILAGVDLTLNRGEALAITGPSGSGKSTLLYILGVLDQPTAGEVIQFNQNPFVLSAKEQAEFRNQNIGFIFQDHHLMPQFSVLENVLIPTMVHQGSSSDAEERARHLLERVGLKDRLNHRPAQISGGERQRVAVCRALINNPRLLLADEPTGNLDRANTESIGKLLLEINQEQNTILICVTHSSELAALFPQHQRLRDGLLVTESV, from the coding sequence ATGAATGACGCTCCCGAGCAATTAGTTGTCCGCAACTTAACCAAACAGTTCACCCTCGCCGATGAATCGCTGTCGATTCTCGCCGGCGTGGATCTCACCCTCAACCGCGGCGAGGCGCTCGCCATTACCGGCCCCTCCGGTTCCGGCAAAAGCACGCTGCTCTACATCCTCGGCGTGCTCGATCAGCCCACCGCGGGTGAAGTCATCCAGTTCAACCAGAATCCGTTCGTCCTCAGCGCCAAGGAACAGGCCGAGTTTCGCAACCAGAATATCGGTTTCATCTTTCAGGACCATCACCTGATGCCTCAGTTCTCGGTTCTCGAAAATGTCCTGATTCCCACCATGGTTCACCAGGGATCATCCAGCGACGCCGAGGAACGTGCCCGCCATCTGCTGGAACGTGTCGGGCTCAAAGATCGACTCAATCATCGTCCCGCCCAGATTTCCGGCGGCGAACGCCAGCGGGTCGCAGTCTGTCGGGCGTTGATCAATAATCCGCGTCTGCTGCTCGCTGACGAACCCACAGGAAACCTGGACCGGGCCAATACCGAATCCATCGGCAAACTGCTGCTGGAAATCAACCAGGAACAGAACACCATTCTGATCTGCGTCACCCACAGCAGCGAACTGGCGGCCCTCTTTCCGCAACATCAAAGATTACGCGACGGTCTCCTCGTGACCGAATCGGTCTGA
- a CDS encoding FtsX-like permease family protein — translation MNQARFVIKSLTYHWRTNLAVLLGVIAATAVIGGALIVGDSVRASLRQMTLDRLGKIDYVVSGHRFFREQLADDLQKSSALPESIETIAPALVLRGALEKNREDLHLRVGQVNIFGTDERLWSLLDHGDIPAPEDDQAILNSRVAEQLEASVGDQITLWIELPSAIPRDSLLGEKEEQSVEITLTVSQILDEDSKAGRLALLPNQQLPLDLFLSLDTLQAALDLDEIQPSRRDPKQRPTRVNSLFFSSHAESIPDSPQSRIVAQGLEAALKQNLTLADLNLKIIPHAERNYLSLESEQMILDPQIEQAGRAAAKKLGVATSPVMVYIANEFSPLKTPTGEEKTPYSMYSIVAGLDFPEQPPFGPFKFIGAKPKLPLKENEIVLNEWLANDLKTKVGDQLRMKYHVVGSRGELPEVEQNFTVAGIVALDGTPAADRKLTPDMEGITDADTFGDWEQPFPMKLDKVTDRDEEYWDKYKATPKAFLALETAQTLWNSRYGTLTSLRFATLPDKNTEETSSAFAASLLSNIDVLKMGLAVQPIKFLGLAAASGTTDFSGLFIGFSFFIILSAIILIRLLFKLGVDRRVSSIGLLSAIGFTPAQVRQIIFKEALLAILSGGILGILAAIGYASLMLYGLRTWWIGAIGTRFLFVDLTPQSLAIGFLIAVFFSGFVIWKSMSELKQISIRGLLSGVNSPDQEPARAAKRVGLTWKISTVLALVLVLATVTGIIPKQEAFSGFSLQTVCFFLVGTLSLVASLSFLSSFLRTDSTTPIQGNGGFALMKLGFRNAGRFRQRSVLTTALIASATFVLVSVAAGHRNPAVEEPDKDSGNGGFTLVAETSSPLIFDLNTVDGRDKMLVNAPDDPETKRLLKEMQAIPFRVKPGENASCLNIYQTTVPTILGVPQELIERGGFKFADTPGDNPWELLNQPQEDGSIPALGDMNTLMYSLHKGIGASVGIPSDERPEHELKIKGMFDGSIFQGVLLISEQHFQQLFPEQAGFQYFLIEVPTKDAMQLSSILETGLTEYGFDADLVANRLADFLAVQNTYLSTFQTLGGLGLLLGTLGLATVMLRNVVERRSELALLRAVGMTGSNVALIVLAENAFLLIWGLASGIVSALLAMLPHLLSTGADIPWFSGMLILLAVLITGMLSAFFAVLSAVQAPILATLRSH, via the coding sequence ATGAATCAAGCGCGCTTTGTCATCAAAAGTCTGACTTATCACTGGCGCACCAACCTCGCCGTACTCCTCGGAGTCATCGCGGCCACCGCAGTGATCGGCGGCGCCCTCATCGTCGGCGATTCCGTTCGCGCCAGCCTCAGACAGATGACACTCGACCGTCTCGGCAAAATCGACTACGTCGTCTCCGGTCACCGCTTCTTCCGCGAACAGCTGGCCGACGATCTGCAGAAATCCTCCGCTCTCCCGGAAAGCATCGAAACCATCGCCCCGGCGCTCGTGCTTCGTGGCGCGCTGGAAAAGAACCGGGAAGACCTGCACCTCCGCGTCGGCCAGGTCAACATTTTCGGCACCGATGAACGTCTCTGGTCGCTCCTCGATCATGGCGACATCCCTGCCCCCGAAGACGATCAGGCGATCCTCAACTCCCGCGTCGCAGAGCAGCTCGAAGCCTCGGTTGGCGATCAGATTACCCTCTGGATCGAACTCCCTTCCGCCATTCCCCGCGATTCGCTCCTGGGTGAGAAAGAAGAACAGTCGGTCGAAATCACCCTCACCGTCAGCCAGATTCTCGACGAAGACTCCAAGGCCGGACGCCTCGCTCTGCTCCCCAATCAACAGCTCCCGCTCGACCTGTTTCTCTCGCTCGACACTCTGCAGGCCGCGCTCGACCTCGATGAGATTCAACCCTCTCGCCGCGATCCGAAACAACGGCCCACCCGGGTCAACTCCCTCTTTTTCAGCTCCCACGCGGAATCGATCCCTGACTCCCCCCAGTCCCGCATCGTCGCGCAGGGCCTGGAAGCGGCTCTCAAACAGAACCTCACTCTCGCAGACCTGAACCTCAAAATCATCCCCCACGCGGAACGGAACTACCTCTCGCTCGAAAGCGAGCAGATGATCCTCGACCCGCAGATCGAACAGGCCGGCCGTGCAGCTGCGAAAAAACTCGGCGTCGCCACCTCGCCCGTCATGGTTTACATCGCCAACGAATTCAGTCCGCTGAAAACCCCCACCGGCGAGGAAAAAACGCCCTACTCCATGTATTCCATCGTCGCTGGCCTCGACTTCCCCGAGCAGCCACCGTTCGGCCCTTTTAAATTCATCGGCGCTAAACCAAAACTTCCGCTCAAGGAAAACGAAATCGTCCTCAACGAATGGCTGGCCAACGACCTTAAGACCAAAGTCGGCGATCAACTGCGGATGAAATACCACGTCGTCGGCTCCCGGGGAGAACTCCCCGAAGTCGAACAGAACTTCACCGTCGCCGGCATCGTTGCCCTCGATGGCACTCCCGCTGCCGACCGCAAGCTGACGCCCGACATGGAAGGCATCACCGATGCAGACACCTTCGGCGACTGGGAACAGCCCTTCCCCATGAAACTCGATAAAGTCACCGACCGCGATGAAGAATACTGGGACAAATATAAAGCCACTCCCAAAGCGTTCCTCGCGCTGGAAACCGCCCAGACGCTCTGGAACAGCCGCTACGGCACTTTGACATCGCTCCGCTTCGCAACCCTGCCCGACAAGAACACGGAGGAAACATCGTCCGCGTTCGCCGCGTCTCTGCTCAGCAATATCGACGTTCTCAAAATGGGGCTCGCCGTTCAGCCCATCAAATTTCTCGGACTGGCTGCCGCCAGTGGAACCACCGATTTCAGTGGCCTGTTTATCGGTTTCAGCTTCTTCATCATCCTCTCGGCCATCATACTCATTCGGCTGCTGTTCAAGCTGGGCGTCGATCGTCGCGTCTCTTCCATCGGCCTGCTCTCTGCTATCGGCTTTACCCCCGCACAGGTCAGGCAGATCATTTTCAAGGAAGCCCTCCTCGCCATCCTCTCCGGAGGCATCCTCGGTATCCTGGCTGCCATCGGCTATGCATCGCTCATGTTGTATGGTCTCAGAACCTGGTGGATCGGCGCCATCGGCACCCGCTTCCTGTTCGTTGACCTGACTCCCCAGAGTCTCGCCATCGGCTTTCTGATCGCGGTCTTCTTCTCTGGCTTCGTGATCTGGAAATCGATGTCCGAACTGAAACAGATCTCGATTCGCGGCCTCCTGTCCGGCGTGAACAGTCCCGACCAGGAACCGGCTCGCGCCGCAAAACGCGTCGGCCTCACCTGGAAGATCTCCACGGTCCTCGCGCTCGTACTGGTCCTCGCCACCGTGACCGGAATCATTCCCAAACAGGAAGCCTTTTCCGGCTTCTCCCTGCAGACGGTCTGCTTCTTCCTGGTAGGAACGCTCTCGCTGGTCGCCAGCCTCAGCTTCCTCTCCAGTTTTCTCCGCACCGATTCCACCACCCCCATCCAGGGGAACGGCGGCTTCGCTCTGATGAAGCTCGGCTTCCGCAACGCCGGCCGCTTCCGTCAACGCAGCGTCCTCACCACCGCACTCATTGCCTCGGCCACCTTTGTTCTAGTCTCCGTCGCCGCCGGACATCGTAACCCCGCCGTCGAAGAACCCGACAAAGACTCCGGTAACGGCGGCTTCACACTCGTCGCGGAAACCTCGTCCCCGCTGATCTTTGACCTCAACACAGTCGACGGTCGTGATAAAATGCTCGTCAACGCTCCCGACGATCCCGAAACGAAACGGCTGCTCAAGGAAATGCAAGCGATCCCCTTCCGCGTCAAGCCGGGCGAGAACGCCAGCTGCCTGAATATCTATCAAACCACCGTCCCCACTATCCTCGGCGTACCGCAGGAACTCATCGAGCGGGGCGGCTTCAAATTCGCCGACACCCCGGGCGACAATCCCTGGGAACTGCTCAACCAGCCGCAGGAAGATGGTTCCATCCCCGCGCTGGGTGATATGAATACGCTCATGTACAGCCTCCATAAAGGCATCGGCGCCAGTGTCGGCATTCCTTCCGACGAACGCCCCGAACACGAATTGAAAATCAAAGGCATGTTCGATGGCAGCATCTTCCAGGGCGTCCTGCTCATCTCGGAACAGCACTTCCAGCAGCTCTTCCCCGAACAGGCCGGCTTCCAGTATTTCCTGATTGAAGTCCCCACGAAAGATGCCATGCAGCTCTCCTCCATCCTCGAGACTGGTCTCACCGAATACGGCTTCGATGCCGACCTCGTCGCCAATCGTCTCGCTGACTTCCTCGCCGTCCAGAACACGTACCTCTCCACATTCCAGACACTGGGCGGCCTCGGTCTCCTCCTCGGCACCCTGGGGCTGGCAACCGTCATGCTGCGAAACGTCGTAGAACGAAGAAGCGAACTGGCCCTGCTCCGCGCCGTCGGGATGACTGGCTCCAATGTCGCGTTGATCGTCCTCGCAGAAAACGCCTTCCTGCTGATCTGGGGACTCGCGTCCGGCATCGTCTCAGCTCTGCTGGCGATGCTGCCACACCTGCTCTCGACTGGCGCGGATATCCCCTGGTTCAGCGGCATGCTGATCCTGCTCGCGGTGCTGATTACCGGTATGCTGTCTGCCTTTTTCGCAGTCCTCTCCGCGGTCCAGGCTCCCATCCTGGCGACGCTGAGATCGCATTAA
- a CDS encoding HEAT repeat domain-containing protein, giving the protein MRVKFLNWGGCLLLLGCLTGPVWALGMEDFGNKPLNAGNFQEWPGIMPVVNDTHRVYHYWVNGSEACFYQGDTAAVNAALKHFAATPEKVHEVVLLPGPAEINSFMKDKTFKFNWKLQMVGGIAKHMASWDQGEQIWNEHPILTIYIGGEIQFDQLQIPKGVVVLEQADLEKRYARALSSTDRTVRGWSTGYLATVNRYSESNMNAIAKLLKDEQNWVRLNAAGALATYGWQAKPLLPALREAMQTEDEQLKTRVQQTIECIEQAPDESAAAKARQAKLDQIHEYCEGLKK; this is encoded by the coding sequence ATGCGTGTGAAGTTCCTGAATTGGGGTGGTTGTCTGTTGCTGCTGGGCTGTCTGACAGGGCCGGTGTGGGCGCTGGGCATGGAGGACTTTGGCAATAAACCGTTGAATGCGGGGAACTTCCAGGAGTGGCCGGGGATCATGCCGGTGGTGAATGATACGCACCGGGTGTACCACTACTGGGTGAATGGCAGCGAGGCTTGTTTCTATCAAGGCGATACTGCAGCAGTCAACGCGGCGTTAAAGCACTTCGCGGCGACCCCGGAGAAGGTGCATGAAGTTGTGCTGCTACCGGGACCGGCTGAAATTAACTCATTTATGAAAGACAAGACATTCAAGTTCAACTGGAAACTGCAAATGGTCGGCGGGATTGCAAAACATATGGCATCGTGGGATCAGGGAGAGCAGATCTGGAATGAGCATCCGATCCTGACGATTTATATCGGGGGGGAAATCCAGTTTGACCAGTTGCAGATCCCCAAAGGGGTGGTCGTGCTCGAACAGGCCGATCTGGAAAAACGTTATGCCCGGGCCCTGAGCAGTACTGATCGAACTGTGCGCGGCTGGAGTACCGGCTACCTGGCGACGGTGAACCGCTATAGTGAATCGAATATGAACGCGATCGCGAAATTACTGAAGGACGAACAGAACTGGGTGCGGCTGAATGCAGCCGGGGCGCTGGCGACTTATGGCTGGCAGGCGAAGCCGCTGTTGCCGGCGTTGCGCGAGGCAATGCAGACAGAAGACGAACAATTGAAAACACGGGTCCAGCAGACAATCGAATGCATCGAACAGGCCCCTGATGAGAGTGCTGCTGCGAAAGCACGTCAGGCAAAGCTGGATCAAATTCACGAGTATTGCGAGGGGTTGAAGAAGTAA